The proteins below are encoded in one region of Selenihalanaerobacter shriftii:
- the fsa gene encoding fructose-6-phosphate aldolase, whose protein sequence is MKIFIDTANIDEIRDMNKLGILDGVTTNPSLIAKESGKDFEDIIAEITSLVDGPVSAEVISTDTEGMVKEAKELAAISNNIVIKIPMTKEGLAAVNQLSDQGIKTNVTLVFSANQALLAARAGATYVSPFIGRIDDIGQDGLRLVEEISHIFAIYNIETEIIAASIRHPKHVKESAKVGSDIATIPYQILEKMFKHPKTDEGIEKFLADWEATK, encoded by the coding sequence ATGAAAATTTTTATTGATACAGCTAATATTGATGAAATTAGAGATATGAATAAATTAGGGATTTTGGATGGAGTAACTACAAATCCTTCGCTAATTGCTAAAGAGTCAGGTAAAGATTTTGAAGATATTATTGCAGAGATTACTTCTTTAGTAGATGGTCCAGTGAGTGCAGAGGTAATTAGTACTGACACAGAAGGTATGGTTAAGGAAGCAAAGGAATTAGCAGCAATTTCTAATAATATTGTAATTAAGATTCCTATGACCAAAGAAGGATTAGCAGCAGTAAATCAGTTATCAGATCAAGGAATTAAGACAAATGTAACTTTAGTCTTTTCAGCAAATCAAGCCTTATTGGCAGCTAGAGCAGGAGCTACCTATGTTAGTCCATTCATAGGTCGAATAGATGATATTGGACAGGATGGACTTAGACTTGTAGAGGAAATTAGTCATATTTTTGCTATTTATAATATTGAAACAGAGATTATTGCAGCTAGTATTAGACATCCAAAACATGTTAAAGAATCAGCTAAGGTAGGTTCTGATATTGCTACAATCCCATATCAAATTCTAGAAAAAATGTTTAAGCATCCAAAGACTGATGAAGGAATTGAGAAGTTTTTAGCTGATTGGGAAGCTACTAAATAG